A genomic window from Salvelinus alpinus chromosome 10, SLU_Salpinus.1, whole genome shotgun sequence includes:
- the LOC139531657 gene encoding ubiquitin carboxyl-terminal hydrolase 12: MEILMTVSKFASFCTMGANASALEKEIGSEQFPVNEHYFGLVNFGNTCYCNSVLQALYFCRPFREKILAYRSQPRRKENLLTCLADLFHSIANQKRKVGVIPPKKFITRLRKENELFDNYMQQDAHEFLNYLLNTIADLLQEERKQDKTNGRLANGSLDSQNHNSNTPPPSTWVHEIFQGTLTNETRCLTCETISSKDEDFLDLSVDVEQNTSITHCLRGFSNTETLCSEYKYYCEECRSKQEAHKRMRVKKLPMILALHLKRFKYMEQLQRYTKLSYRVVFPLELRLFNTSGDATNPERLYDLVAVVVHCGSGPNRGHYIAIVKSHDFWLLFDDDIVEKIDAQAIEEFYGLTSEISKNSESGYILFYQSRD; the protein is encoded by the exons ATGGAAATCCTAATGACAGTTTCCAAATTTGCCTCTTTTTGTACCATG GGCGCCAATGCCTCCGCTCTGGAGAAAGAGATTGGCTCAGAGCAGTTCCCTGTCAACGAGCACTACTTCGGCTTGGTCAAC TTTGGGAACACCTGCTACTGTAACTCGGTGCTGCAGGCTCTGTACTTCTGCCGTCCATTCCGGGAGAAGATCCTGGCCTACCGCAGCCAGCCCCGACGCAAGGAGAACCTGCTGACCTGCCTGGCCGACCTGTTCCACAGTATCGCCAACCAGAAGAGGAAGGTGGGAGTCATACCACCCAAGAAGTTCATCACGCGCCTACGCAAGGAGAATG AGCTGTTTGACAACTACATGCAACAGGATGCCCATGAGTTCCTGAACTACCTGCTCAACACCATTGCTGACCTgctgcaggaggagaggaagcagGACAAGACCAACGGCCGTCTAGCCAATGGTTCGCTCGACTCCCAGAACCACAACAGTAACACCCCGCCCCCCTCCACCTGGGTCCATGAGATCTTCCAGGGAACCCTCACCAACGAGACCCGCTGCCTCACCTGCGAAACG ATCAGCAGCAAAGACGAAGACTTCCTGGACCTGTCAGTGGACGTGGAACAGAACACCTCCATCACACACTGTCTCAG GGGGTTTAGTAACACAGAGACTCTCTGCAGTGAGTATAAGTACTACTGTGAAGAATGTAGAAGCAAACAGGAGGCACACAAAAG GATGCGTGTGAAGAAGCTGCCTATGATCCTGGCTCTACACCTGAAGAGGTTTAAGTACATGGAGCAGCTGCAGCGTTACACCAAGCTGTCCTATCGCGTCGTCTTCCCTCTGGAGCTCCGCCTCTTCAACACCTCAGGAGACGCAACCAATCCTGAGAGACTCTACGACCTGGTCGCTGTCGTGGTGCATTGTGGGAG tgGCCCAAACCGAGGACACTACATCGCCATTGTGAAGAGTCATGACTTCTGGCTGCTGTTTGATGACGACATTGTAGAG AAGATAGACGCCCAGGCCATAGAGGAGTTCTATGGCCTCACCTCTGAGATCTCCAAGAACTCTGAGTCAGGCTACATCCTCTTCTACCAGTCCAGAGACTGA
- the LOC139531659 gene encoding large ribosomal subunit protein eL21 produces the protein MTNTRGKRRGTRYMFSRAFRKHGPIPLSTYMRIYRKGDIVDIKGTGTIQKGMPHKCYHGKTGRVYNVTQHAVGIIVNKQVKGKILAKRINVRIEHVKHSKSRDSFLQRVKENEKRKVEAKQKGTWVELKRQPTAPRDARFVSTKGNEPQLLEPIPYEFMA, from the exons ATGACCAACACAAGAGGCAAGAGGAGGGGGACGAGGTACATGTTCAGCCGGGCCTTCCGCAAGCATG GCCCCATTCCCTTGTCTACATACATGCGTATCTACAGAAAGGGAGATATCGTTGACATCAAG GGTACAGGTACCATCCAGAAAGGAATGCCTCACAAGTGCTACCACGGCAAGACGGGTAGAGTCTACAACGTAACCCAACATGCTGTTGGCATCATTGTCAACAAGCAGGTCAA GGGTAAGATCCTGGCCAAGAGGATCAATGTGCGTATTGAGCATGTGAAGCACTCTAAGAGCAGGGACAGCTTCCTGCAGCGTGTCAAGGAGAACGAGAAGAGGAAGGTGGAGGCCAAGCAGAAGGGCACCTGGGTGGAACTGAAACGCCAG CCCACGGCTCCTCGTGACGCCCGCTTCGTCAGCACCAAGGGCAACGAACCCCAGCTGCTGGAGCCCATCCCTTATGAGTTCATGGCATAA